The window TGGCATGCTTCTCCTTGTGGCAAGTGGGAATCATGATCCTATGAAGTCCCTATGCTGTCAACCCATCGTTTCATCCCGGCGGCCGAAATATGTCCAATAATAAAGCACAAGTCCTCGTCATTGATGATGAACCAGACATCCGGGAAATCCTCCGGACCATCCTGGAAGACGCTGGCTTCAAATGCACGGTCGTAGCGAGCGTCGATGAGGCGCTGGCAGAACTCTCGGCACAGGAATTCGATCTGGCGTTCACCGACATTCGCATGCCGGGCCGTCCGGTGAGCGACTTGCTTCAGGAGTTCAAGCGCTCCCATCCCCTGACGGTGGTTATCATGATTACAGGGCTGAACACCGCGGAAACCGCGATGGAAACCATCAGGATGGGCGCGTTCGACTATATCGTCAAACCATTCAACCTGAGCGAGGTCCTGGTCGCCGCGGATCGGGCCATGGAGAAAAGGCGCCTGGATCAGGCCAACCGCGAGTTTCAAAAATATCTCGAGGAGATGGCAGAGGATCGGGCCGCACAGACCAGCCGCCTGTTTTATTCCATAACTCAGATTCTGATTCGTCTGCTCGAGTTGCGCACTCCTCTCGACGTGGGGCACTCCGTCAACGTCGCCGAGATCGCGCGCCACGTCGCGCTCGAATTGAAGATGACCAAGGACGGCATCCGCAAGGTTTATCTGGCTGCGCTCCTTCACGACGTGGGCATGATCACCATCGAAGACCTCCTGCTGCAAAAGCGGGGCTCCCTGACGACCGAGGAGTACCGTCAGATCCAGGAGCACTCGGCCGTGGCGGAGAACGTCCTGAAACCCATCC is drawn from Terriglobia bacterium and contains these coding sequences:
- a CDS encoding response regulator, which translates into the protein MSNNKAQVLVIDDEPDIREILRTILEDAGFKCTVVASVDEALAELSAQEFDLAFTDIRMPGRPVSDLLQEFKRSHPLTVVIMITGLNTAETAMETIRMGAFDYIVKPFNLSEVLVAADRAMEKRRLDQANREFQKYLEEMAEDRAAQTSRLFYSITQILIRLLELRTPLDVGHSVNVAEIARHVALELKMTKDGIRKVYLAALLHDVGMITIEDLLLQKRGSLTTEEYRQIQEHSAVAENVLKPILDDGEVLKYIRHHHERYDGAGYPDGLKGNIIPLGARIIAVAEAFDAMTRSRPYRKALAPKLALAELLRCADSQFDPQVVAVFSRIFEHIAPNLQPSVPSQP